DNA from Thioalbus denitrificans:
CAGCAACGCCGCAATGTGGCCAGGGTCGGTGCCGATCACATTGAAACTCGAGATACTGAAATCAAGTTATCTCCGCGACCAGTCACAGTCTGTACGGTGACGCACATTGAGGCGCGCGCACCCAGAGGAGCACCTGCAACCCGAGTTCAGCAACCCGACGACGCGCCTGTGTTCGCCAGCGCACCGACCGCGAAACGCGCCGGATGTATACATGACCTCTCGCATCCGGTTGCGTGCCTGAACGTGCACTCTTCAGCAACGGGACATTGGTTCGTTCAACATCAAGGGGAAGACAACCATGAAGACCTCACTACTCGCAGCGGCTATCGCCTGCACCTTATCTGCCCCTGTGGTATCGGCGGATGAGCCACCCGTGCCCACGGCATCGCCGTCGGATCGTCCCGGCATGATGGGCGGCCCCCCCCAGGGCGGCTACGGCGGCCCCGGCATGATGGGCGGCCCGCAGGGCGGCTACGGCGGCCCGGGGATGATGGGCGGCCCCCAGGGCGGCTACGGCGGCCCGGGGATGATGGGCGGCCCGCAGGGCGGCTACGGCGGCCCGGGGATGATGGGCGGCCCGCAGGGCGGCTACGGCGGCCCCGGCATGATGGGCGGCCCCCCGCAGGGCGGCTACGGCGGCCCGGGGATGATGGGCGGCCCGCAGGGCGGCTACGGCGGCCCGGGGATGATGGGCGGCCCGCAGGGCGGCTACGGCGGCCCGGGGATGATGGGCGGCCCCCCCCAGGGCGGCTACGGCGGCCCGGGGATGATGGGCGGCCCGCAGGGCGGTTACGGCGGCCCGGGGATGATGGGCGGCCCGCAGGGCGGCTACGGCGGCCCGGGGATGATGGGCGGCCCGCCGCAGGGCGGCTACGGCGGCCCGGGGATGATGGGCGGCCCGCCGCAGGGCGGCTACGGCGGCCCGGGGATGATGGGCGGCCCGCAGGGCGGCTACGGCGGCCCGGGGATGATGGGCGGCCCCCAGGGCGGCTACGGCGGCCCGGGGATGATGGGCGGCCCCCAGGGCGGCTACGGCGGTCCCGGCATGATGGGCGCTCCGTACGGACCCGGGGACCAGTGATCTTCGAATCCGAGCGGGCGATCGCCAAGCCGGATGTCACCAACCGCGCTGTGATACCGGACAACACAAACAGCATCAGGGGCGGGCCCTGCGCGGGCTGTCGATGACTTCGATACGAACGCGCTGAAGCGCCACGTGCGGAAATGAACAGGGGGGCAGGGTCCTGTGCAACGGGCTCCTCCCCCCTGCTCTCCTCTGCGGAGCGGTCGCCCGTGTTCGGGTTCTATACTTCCGCCATGTTCAAGGGCGAGCGCTTCAACAGCATTTCACATCTGGTGGGCACCGCGCTGGCATCGGCGGGTGGTGTGGTGCTGGTGGTGGTGGCGTCGCAGGGTGGCGATACCCGCCGCATCGTCGCCTTCAGCATCTATGGCGCCACCCTGTTTCTCCTCTATCTCGTGTCCACCCTTTATCACGGCCTGCCACCGGGCCGTGCGAAGCATGTGTTTCGCGTGCTCGATCACCAGGCCATCTATCTGCTGATCGCCGGCAGCTACACCCCGTTCACCCTGGTCTCCCTCGACGGTCTCGTGGGCTGGCGGATGTTCGGTGCTATCTGGTCCCTGGCGGTGCTGGGCCTGGTGCTGGATGCGCTGCCGCGGCGCGGTGCGCGGGTGCTGCCGTTGATCATCTACTTCGTGATGGGCTGGTTGATCGTGCTGGCCATCGATCCGCTGCTCGCCGCCCTGGCACCCGCCGGCTTCGTCTGGCTCCTGGCCGGTGGCCTGTTCTACACCTCGGGCATCGTGTTCTATGCCCTCGATCGCCGTTACCCCTGGATGCATGGGATGTGGCATCTGTTCGTACTGGCCGGCAGCGTCAGCCATTATGTGGCGATTCTCGTCTATGTCTGATCGTCCGTTGGAACACCCAGCCAGGGGGCCCTGCGTGAACCAGGGCCAACACCAATTGAGGCGCCACCCATCGTATCAGGAGAATACCTGCCATGATCTTCGTGAATACAGCGCCTATCCTCTGGTTAGAGTGCATCGAATGCACGGCAAGGCGGTAGACGCGAGGCGACCACCACCTTGTCCACCCATCAGCGAGGAAGGCGATCATGCTCGTTACCTTTTCCTGTCCGGCTTATGCCAACATCACCCTGTTCGGCAACGTGGCCATCCGACTGCTTCAAATGACCGGTCACAGCGGCACGGTGCCCGGTGCGCTGCAGGCCGAAGAGGTTCCGGGGGCACTGGCGCGTCTGCAGACTGCGCTCAAGCAGCTGCCCGCGTCGGAAGAGCCCGCTGAAGGAGACGACGGGGAACCGGCCGTGAGCATCCAGCACCGCGCCCTGCCGCTCGTCGAGTTGCTCGAGGCTGCGGCAGAGGCACAGTGCGACGTGATGTGGGAGCGCGGCAGCTGAACCGGCGCGGTCGGAAAATGCGGTAGGGCGCGATGGAATACAAGGACTACTACCAGGTCATGGGTGTGGCGCGCGACGCCACGCAGGAGGAGATCAAGCGCGCCTATCGCAAGCTCGCCCGGAAGTATCACCCGGACGTGAGCAAGGAGCCTGATGCCGAAGCCCGCTTCAAGGAGCTCGGCGAAGCCAACGAGGTGCTCAAGGACCCGGAGAAGCGCGCCGCCTACGATCAGCTGGGCCGGGAGTGGAAGAGCGGGCAGGAGTTCCGTCCGCCGCCGGACTGGGATGCCGGGTTCGAGTTCCGCGGGGGTGGCTATACGGCCGGCGACACCGACGAATACAGCGATTTCTTCGAAGCGCTGTTCGGCCGTGGCTTTGCGCGCGGCGGCGGAACCTCGGGTCGGCAAGCCTTCCGCATGCGCGGGGAACACCACCATGCCAAGGTGCTGATTGACCTCGAAGACAGCATGAACGGCGCAACCCGCGCCATCTCCCTGCGCATGCCGGAGCTGAGCAGGGAGGGTCATGTGGTGACCCGCGAGCGGACGCTCAACGTGCGCATTCCCAAGGGCATCCGCCCCGGCCAGCAGATTCGACTCGCCGGCCAAGGCGGGACCGGACTCGGGGGCGCGGAGCCGGGCGATCTCTATCTGGAGGTGGAGTTCCGCGAACACCCGCTCTACAGCGTAGACGGCGCGGACCTCCATCTCCTCCTGCCGGTGGCGCCCTGGGAGGCGGCGCTGGGCGCCACCATCAAGGCACCGACGCCGTCCGGGGTGGTCGACCTCAAGATTCCGGCCAACTCCAATCAGGGGCGCAAGCTGCGACTCAAGGGCCGGGGCCTGCCCGGGAAGCAGCCTGGCGACCTGTATATCGTGCTGCAGGTGGCGCTGCCGCCGGCCGACAGTGAAGTCGCCAAGTCCCTGTACCGGCAGATGGAAGACCAGCTCGGGTTCAACCCGCGCGCCACAATGGGGGTAGCCTGATCCCATGGCCGAGAGAGACCCAACCACTCCGTCCGTCGAGCTGATTGACGAACAGACGACCTTCACCCTGGCCGAGCTGTGCCGCTGCTGCGCCGTGGAGGCGGAGCTCATCGAGGCGCTGGTGGAGCACGGGATACTGGAACCGGTGGGCCGATACGGCCACCACTGGCGCTTCCCCTCCAGCAGCCTGCGCCGCACCCGCATCACCATTCACCTGCAGCGCGACCTCGGGGTCAATCTCGCCGGTGCCGCTCTGGCACTCGATCTGCTCGAGCGCCTCGAGGCGCTCGATGCCCGGTTGCGCGCCATCAAGGGTGACCGGTTGCCCTGAAGGCGCCCAGGGGCCGGTGGCCGCGGGTCAGCAACAGGGCGTCACATCACGCCTCCCCGCTCAGCGCCTCGAAGCCGGAGATGACGTCGAACAGCTCCTCGTCGATGCCACTCTGGCGCAGACGGTGGAAGGTGCCGTGGAGATCCTCCAGCAGGTCGTCGATGTTCTTGTCGGCCCGTTGCATCGCCGCCAGGCGGCTCGCGTTCTCGCTCGCGAGGGACTCGGCGCAGGCGCGAAACAGCGAGACGAAGAGGTATTCGCGAATCAGCGCCCGCAAGGCCGTGGTGGCGCTTCCCATGACCTCCGGCAGGTTTCCTGTGGGCCAGGGGCGTTCCGCCAGCCCGCGGCGCCAACGCTCGTCCAGCGGCAGCAGTCGCTGGCTGACGGGCGTGTAGGCCGTATCGGGCGTGGGTCGGTTGTAGATGAGGTGCAGCTCGGTGACTTCACCCCGGCCGCGCCGGGCCGTGCTCTCCACCAGAATTCTTCCCACCAGCGGGGTGATGGCCTTGACGGAATTCGGCACGGGAAAGAGACCCGCCAGGGGCAGGCCCGCGTCCGCCAGGCGCCCGTGAACGCGCTCCCCCACGGCCCAGACCTCCGCCCCGCCCGGCAGCGCCGTCAGCGCCTTGACCGCGTAACCGGCCACCACCTCATTGAACTGCCCCACCAGCCCCTGGTCGGAGCCGAACACGATGGCACCCGCAACCGCCGATCCGCGCTCTCGCGGCATCAGTTCCGCGGACCCGCTGCTCCGGAAACAGACGCTCAACCCAAGCTGCACGGTGCGGTAGTAGTCCCCCAGCGCGCGCACCGACTGCTCGTACTGGCCGATGCTCGACGCGGCCAGGGCCTTCATGGTGCGGACCACGGACTGCAGGTCTTCGGCGCTGGTGATCTTCCGCTGAAGGCTCGCGGCGGTGTCGCTCATGCCGCCCCCTCGGGTTCTTCACTGCTCCGGAAGGGGGCGAGCGACTCGCGGGCCAGCCCGAGGATCGTCTCCCGATCCGCGGCACTCAGCGTCTCGGCGGTCTCCAGCCGCGCGCTCACCGCCGCGGGGATCGCGGCGGCCGCCGCGCGCACGGACTGCTCGGCCTCCGTCATCCGTTCCAGCGGCAGCTCGTCGAAAAGGCCGGCGGTCAAGGCCAGCAGGATGGCCAGCTGTTCGGGGACGGACACCGGGGCGAACTCCGGCTGCTTGAGACAGGCGCGGATGCGCCGTCCATGGTCGATGACCCGGCGGGTGTTCTCGTCGATGCGGGCGCCGAACCGGGCAAAGGTTTCGAGCTCCTCGAACTGCGCATAGGCGAGCTTGAGGTCGCCCGCCACCTCGCGATAGGCCGCCCGTTGCGCCTTGCCGCCCACGCGCGAAACGGACTTGCCCACATCCACCGCGGGCAGCACGCCCAGTTCGAAGAGCGACGGCGAGAGGAAGATCTGACCGTCCGTGATGGAGATGAGGTTGGTGGGGATATAGGCGGAGATGTTCTGCGCCTCGGTCTCGATGATGGGCAGGGCGGTGAGCGACCCGCCGCCGCGCTCCCCGCGCAGGTGCGTCGCCCGTTCGAGCAGCCGGGAGTGGATGTAGAAGATGTCGCCGGGGAAGGCCTCCCGGCCCGGCGGACGGCGCAGCAGCAGCGACAGCTCGCGATACGCACGGGCATGGTGGGTCAGGTCGTCATAGACGATCAGCACATCGCGGCCCGCTTCCATGAAATGCTCCGCGATGCTGGTGGCGGCGTAAGGGGCGATGTAGGCGAGACCCGGGGGATCGTTGCCTTCGGCCACGACCACGACGCTGTACTCCATGGCGCCCGTTTCCTGCAGGGTGGCCACGGACTTCGCCACGGAGGATGCGCGCTGGCCGATGGCGCAATAGACACAGAGCACCCCTTTCCCGCGCTGGTTCAGGATGGTGTCGATGGCAATGGCGGTCTTGCCCGTCTGCCGGTCACCCAGAATCAGCTCGCGCTGCCCGCGCCCCACGGGTATGAGTGCATCGATGACCTTCAGGCCGGTCTGCAGCGGCACGGTGACGGGCGCGCGGTCCATGATCGGCGCCGCGGGGCGCTCGATGGGCAGTCGGCCGCTGGCGGGCACCGGTCCGTGGCCGTCCAGGGGCCGTCCGAGCGGGTCGATGACGCGCCCCAGCAGCCCCTCGCCCACGGCCACATCCATGACCCGGCCGGTGCGCGCCACCTCGTCACCGGCGTGAAGCTGCCCGTACTCCCCGAGCAGCACCACGCCCACTTCCTCGGGGTCCACGTTGAAGGCGATGCCGAACACCTCGCCGCGAAACTTCACCAGCTCCTCGAAACCGACGCCGGGAAGGCCGGTGACCCGGGCGATGCCGGTGGAGATGCTGGCGATCGTCCCCACCTCGTGGGGCAGCAGATCCGGCGTGAAGGCCTCGCGTCCCCAGCTCAGGCCGTCGAACGCACGGTCGAAGACCTGCCGCAACGTTTCCTCCGGCGCGCTCATCCCGTGACCCCGCCCGCTTCGGCATCCGCCCCGGGCTTCCGCTGGCCACCCTCTCCGGCGGTGGTCCTGGCCTGTTCCTTCAGCACATCGCCGACGCTCTTCTCCAGGGACGCGAGGTAATCCGCGATGCTCCAGGCGACCTTCAGTCCGTTCGTGGTGAGCTCGATGCCGCTGATGATGTCCGGCGCGGTTTCAAACTGCAGGGGGATATCCGCCGAGAAGGTCTCGTTGAGCGCCTTCCGGATGGCGGCGCGCTGGACCTCCGGCAGGCCAAAGGAACTGCGCACACGCGCCGGCGCAGAGGCGCCGGCCAGGGCCCTGGCGAGTTCCTCCTTCGCCTCGCCACCGAGATCCCGCAGGCGCTGTGTAAACACTTCGGTCATGCGCTCCTCGAGACCGACCCCGGCGAGGTCCGTCAGCGTCCTTCTGGCGATGGCAAACACCTCCTCCCGGGTGCGGCGGGTGATCTCATCGCTCAGGCTCTGCTGTTCGCGCAACACCGCGTCCTGACGTTCGCTGCGCAGGGTGTCGGCCGCCTGCCGTGCCTCGTCGAGGAGCCGCAGGCGCTCGGCGCTGGCCGCGTCGGTCGCCTGGCTCAGGAGCGTGGCACGCTCCTGGTCGAACAGCTCGTTCTTCCGCCGGTACTCATCACGCTCCCTCGTGGCTTCCGCCCGCTTCCCGTCGGCGTCCGCCAGCTCCGCGGCAATCCGCTTCTCCCGGGCGTCAATGGCGTGGAGGATGGGCTTGTAGAGAAAGCGCTTCAGCAGCCACACCAGGATGATGAAGTTGAGCGCTTGCGCACCAACCGTGAACCAGTCGACCAACATGGGCTACTGTCCCGCCACCTGGGCGATGGCGTGATTCCAGAAGGGGTTGGCGAAGATGAGAATCATCGAGACCACGAAGCAGTAGATGGCCGTGGACTCGATCATCGCCAGACCGACGAACAGGGTGCGGGTGATGGTGGCCGAAGCGTCGGGTTGCTGGGCCAGCGAGGTCAGCGCCGCCGCCACCGACCGCCCTTCGCCCAGAGCCGGCGCCATGGTGCCGAAGCCGGTGGTGAGGCCGGCGATGGCGATGGAGGCCACTGCGATAATCGTCATGCTATCCATAGTGTGTCCTTCGCTTGTCTCGTTGCAGGTTCAAGGCGCGGGCCCCTGCTGGTGCGCGGGCTTGCGGCTCCGCGTCGCGGCCGCGATGTAGACCGTTGCCAGGATGAAGAAGATATAGGCCTGCACCATGCCGGTGAGCAGGCCGAGCGCAGTCATGACGATGGGAAAAATGAAGGGCGTGATGGCCAGCAGAATCCCGATGATCATCGCCCCACTCATCATGTTGCCGAACAGGCGCACGGCCAGGGCCAGGGTGCGCGAAACCTCGCTGATGATGTTGAAGGGCAGCATGATGAGCGTCGGTTCCACGTAGGATTGGAGGTAGCCGCGCAGGCCCTGCTCCTCGATGCCGAACAACGGCACGGCAACGAACACGCAGAGGGCAAGGGCCACGGTGGTGGAGAGGGAACCGGTCGGCGGATCGTAGCCGGGAATGATGGTGCAGAGGCTGGCCGTGGCGATGAGCAGAAAGAGCGTGCCGAGGAAACCGAGATACCTCTCAGGGTGGTGAAGGCCCACCTCCTCGATCTGCTTCTCGATGGCGGTGACGACGATCTCCAGGAGGTTCTGCCAGCGGGATCGTTCCAGCCCCGTGGAGAGCCTGCGGGTGACGAGCGCTGACCCGACGGCCAGAAGCAACATCAGTCCCCACGTAAATACGATGGTGGCGTTGAGCTTGAGAAACCCGTATTGCCAGAAGATGATCTCGTCGGGACTAAGGCGCATGACCGGCCTCCCGCTCGCGGGACGCCACCGGCGGGCCGGTGAAGCGCATGACGAGAAAGCGCGCGACGAGGAATCCGAGCAGGCAGCTCAGCATCCGCTCCCCTTGACCGCCAGCGACCCCATAGAACCCGGCGACCCCATAGAACCCGGCGAGGACCAATCCGGTCCGCAGCAGCAGGCTGCCCAGAAACCACGCCGCCGGATGGCCGGAGGAAACGCCCTTGCGCACCGTCCACCAGAGCCCGCCAAAGAAGAGGGTTCCGAGCAGCGCGCCGGCCATGAGTGCCAGCGCCAGGGACAGAGGTTCACTCATCTTCGTCTTCCTGATCGTTGCGCATCGCCTTGTCTTCCCGGGTGACCCAATGCCACGCATTCAGACAACCGATGGTGAGTCCGGCCACCAGCAGCGCCAGCGTCCAGGAGTGGCTTCCCGGATGATGGTTGTCCAGCCAGCCGCCGAGCGCCGCGCCGAGCAATGTCGGAACCACCACCGACCACCCAACCAGCCCCATCATGCCCAGCCCGAACCAGACGCCCTGCGTGGCATCGCGCCGCGCCCTGAGCTTTC
Protein-coding regions in this window:
- the trhA gene encoding PAQR family membrane homeostasis protein TrhA, with the translated sequence MFKGERFNSISHLVGTALASAGGVVLVVVASQGGDTRRIVAFSIYGATLFLLYLVSTLYHGLPPGRAKHVFRVLDHQAIYLLIAGSYTPFTLVSLDGLVGWRMFGAIWSLAVLGLVLDALPRRGARVLPLIIYFVMGWLIVLAIDPLLAALAPAGFVWLLAGGLFYTSGIVFYALDRRYPWMHGMWHLFVLAGSVSHYVAILVYV
- a CDS encoding DUF1840 domain-containing protein, with product MLVTFSCPAYANITLFGNVAIRLLQMTGHSGTVPGALQAEEVPGALARLQTALKQLPASEEPAEGDDGEPAVSIQHRALPLVELLEAAAEAQCDVMWERGS
- a CDS encoding DnaJ C-terminal domain-containing protein; this encodes MEYKDYYQVMGVARDATQEEIKRAYRKLARKYHPDVSKEPDAEARFKELGEANEVLKDPEKRAAYDQLGREWKSGQEFRPPPDWDAGFEFRGGGYTAGDTDEYSDFFEALFGRGFARGGGTSGRQAFRMRGEHHHAKVLIDLEDSMNGATRAISLRMPELSREGHVVTRERTLNVRIPKGIRPGQQIRLAGQGGTGLGGAEPGDLYLEVEFREHPLYSVDGADLHLLLPVAPWEAALGATIKAPTPSGVVDLKIPANSNQGRKLRLKGRGLPGKQPGDLYIVLQVALPPADSEVAKSLYRQMEDQLGFNPRATMGVA
- a CDS encoding chaperone modulator CbpM — protein: MAERDPTTPSVELIDEQTTFTLAELCRCCAVEAELIEALVEHGILEPVGRYGHHWRFPSSSLRRTRITIHLQRDLGVNLAGAALALDLLERLEALDARLRAIKGDRLP
- a CDS encoding F0F1 ATP synthase subunit gamma is translated as MSDTAASLQRKITSAEDLQSVVRTMKALAASSIGQYEQSVRALGDYYRTVQLGLSVCFRSSGSAELMPRERGSAVAGAIVFGSDQGLVGQFNEVVAGYAVKALTALPGGAEVWAVGERVHGRLADAGLPLAGLFPVPNSVKAITPLVGRILVESTARRGRGEVTELHLIYNRPTPDTAYTPVSQRLLPLDERWRRGLAERPWPTGNLPEVMGSATTALRALIREYLFVSLFRACAESLASENASRLAAMQRADKNIDDLLEDLHGTFHRLRQSGIDEELFDVISGFEALSGEA
- a CDS encoding alternate F1F0 ATPase, F1 subunit alpha, which produces MSAPEETLRQVFDRAFDGLSWGREAFTPDLLPHEVGTIASISTGIARVTGLPGVGFEELVKFRGEVFGIAFNVDPEEVGVVLLGEYGQLHAGDEVARTGRVMDVAVGEGLLGRVIDPLGRPLDGHGPVPASGRLPIERPAAPIMDRAPVTVPLQTGLKVIDALIPVGRGQRELILGDRQTGKTAIAIDTILNQRGKGVLCVYCAIGQRASSVAKSVATLQETGAMEYSVVVVAEGNDPPGLAYIAPYAATSIAEHFMEAGRDVLIVYDDLTHHARAYRELSLLLRRPPGREAFPGDIFYIHSRLLERATHLRGERGGGSLTALPIIETEAQNISAYIPTNLISITDGQIFLSPSLFELGVLPAVDVGKSVSRVGGKAQRAAYREVAGDLKLAYAQFEELETFARFGARIDENTRRVIDHGRRIRACLKQPEFAPVSVPEQLAILLALTAGLFDELPLERMTEAEQSVRAAAAAIPAAVSARLETAETLSAADRETILGLARESLAPFRSSEEPEGAA
- a CDS encoding F0F1 ATP synthase subunit B yields the protein MLVDWFTVGAQALNFIILVWLLKRFLYKPILHAIDAREKRIAAELADADGKRAEATRERDEYRRKNELFDQERATLLSQATDAASAERLRLLDEARQAADTLRSERQDAVLREQQSLSDEITRRTREEVFAIARRTLTDLAGVGLEERMTEVFTQRLRDLGGEAKEELARALAGASAPARVRSSFGLPEVQRAAIRKALNETFSADIPLQFETAPDIISGIELTTNGLKVAWSIADYLASLEKSVGDVLKEQARTTAGEGGQRKPGADAEAGGVTG
- a CDS encoding F0F1 ATP synthase subunit C — its product is MTIIAVASIAIAGLTTGFGTMAPALGEGRSVAAALTSLAQQPDASATITRTLFVGLAMIESTAIYCFVVSMILIFANPFWNHAIAQVAGQ
- a CDS encoding F0F1 ATP synthase subunit A, with protein sequence MRLSPDEIIFWQYGFLKLNATIVFTWGLMLLLAVGSALVTRRLSTGLERSRWQNLLEIVVTAIEKQIEEVGLHHPERYLGFLGTLFLLIATASLCTIIPGYDPPTGSLSTTVALALCVFVAVPLFGIEEQGLRGYLQSYVEPTLIMLPFNIISEVSRTLALAVRLFGNMMSGAMIIGILLAITPFIFPIVMTALGLLTGMVQAYIFFILATVYIAAATRSRKPAHQQGPAP
- a CDS encoding ATP synthase subunit I; this encodes MSEPLSLALALMAGALLGTLFFGGLWWTVRKGVSSGHPAAWFLGSLLLRTGLVLAGFYGVAGFYGVAGGQGERMLSCLLGFLVARFLVMRFTGPPVASREREAGHAP
- a CDS encoding AtpZ/AtpI family protein, yielding MNDKRPPGALKDRSSFARQVGTKAERKLRARRDATQGVWFGLGMMGLVGWSVVVPTLLGAALGGWLDNHHPGSHSWTLALLVAGLTIGCLNAWHWVTREDKAMRNDQEDEDE